atataagttaaataagcagggtgaaaatatacagccttgacgtactccttttcctatttagaaccagtctgttgttccatgtccagttctaactgttgcttcctgacctgaatacaggtttctcgagaggcaggtcaggtagtctggtattcccatctctttcaggattttccacagtttattgtgatgcacacagtcaaagggtttggcatagtcaataaagcagaagtagatgtttttctggaagtctcttgcttttttaatgatccaacggatgttggcaatttgatccctggtttctctgccttctctaaatttagcttgaacatctggaaattcacggttctcgtactgttgaagtctggcttgaagaattttgagcattaatttgctagcgtgtgagatgagtgcaattgtgtggtagtttgagcgttcttgggcattccccttctttgggattggaatgaaaactgaccttttccagtcctgtggccactgctgagttttccaaacttgctggcatattgagtgcagcactttcacagcatcatctttcaggatttgaaacagctcaactggaattccatcacctccactagctttgttcacagtgatgctttctaaggcccccttgacttcacattccaggatgtctggctctaagtgaatgatcacattatagtgattatctgggtcgtgaagatcttttttgtatagtttttctgtgtattcttgccacctcttcttagtatcttctgcttctgttaggtccctgccatttctgtcctttattgagcccatctctgcatgaaatgttcccttggtatctctaattttcttgaagagatctctagtctttcccattctgctgttttcctctatttctttgcattgatcactgaggaaggccttctcatttctccctgctagtctttgaaactctgcattgaCTATATACTTCTTTTCTCTTTCGCTTttcacgtctctgcttttcatagctatttgtaaggcttcttcagacaaccattttggggttttgcacttctttttcttggggatggtcttgatccgtctcctgtacaatgtcacgaacctccatccatagttcatcaggcactctgtcagatctattcccttgtatccatttgtcacttccactgtataatcataagggatttgatttaggtcatacctgaatggtctagcggttttccctactttcttccatttaagtctgaatttggcaataagaagttcctgatctgagccacagtcagctcccagtcttgtttttgctgactgtatagagcttctccatctttggctgcaaagaatataatccatctgatttcggtgttgaccatctggtgatgtccatgtgtagggttttctcttgtgttgctggaagagggggTTTGCTGTGACCAGGGCGTTGTCTTGGCAAAGCTGTTcgcgtttgccctgcttcaggctgcactccaaggccaagtttgcctgttacgcCAGGTAATTCTTGACTTCCTAGACTGACTCTAGAATCTCGGTAAACAGGAAAACACCTGTTCACACTGGCGGTGATTATGTCCCCGCCAGCATCCAGCAGGCGGCGCGCGACTCAGGGGACCTcgagggagggacagaggggaagaaggaggaaacGGATTTACAGGGCGCCACCCCTTGCCAGAACGCATTCCTTCACGTCCTCATTCTTCGCTGGGTCTGCCGCGCCGGGCGAGGGGGTAGGGAACGGAGAACCGCGCAGACACTCGGCAGCCCGGGCCCTCCGCCTCCGTCCGGGCCCCGCGACGCGCctgcggccccgccccgccccggccccggccccgcccccgccccgccccggcccgccccgcgTCCCCACGGCGCCTGCGCGGCGTGCCCACGTGAcgccccgaggccccgccccgcgcgccccgcccccgcgagTGCGGCCTCGGCTTGCGGCGGCGCCAGGTGAGCGGCGGTCGCGGGCCGGCGGGCGTCTCGGGGCGCGGGGCCGGGTTCGGACCCCGGGCCCGGAGCGGACGCGCGGGCGCTGTCGCGGGCAGGCGCGGGCGCCGGCCCGGAGCGCACTGAGGCGGAGGGGGGCGGCGGCCCGAGGCGAGCCGCAGCCTGACGtggcgggggcggcgggcgggACCCCCCGGGCGCGGCGGGCCCCGGGGGCGCCGGCGAGCGGGCCCCGGGCGGGCCTGGCGCCCCCCGCGCGTCTTTCGGGGCCGCCTCCCGGCGCTTCGCTGGCTGCCCTGCAACAGGCGGCCGATCGGACGCCGTCCCCTCCGACGCGACCTTGGACCCCGGCCCGCCCGCCTCGGCCCGCACGCGCGGCGCGGCCCGAACCGGACAGCCCTGGAGGCCATGCTGTCAGCGCGACGCCTCGGCCGGGAGGGCCGGCCGCCCCTCTGCCCCCCGCGGGCCCAGCGCCTGCTTCCCGGGCGCCTCCCTGCCCCGCGGCCGCGACGCCCCGGAGCGCTTCACCCGTCCACGCCGCGCGTCCCCCCCTCCCGGGACTAGGAGCCCCTTTCCCTTTGTTGCAGACCTTGCCTCGTGCAGACGCTGACTGGGCCCCGCAGAGGACTGGGGTGCGCCCTCAGTAAAGGGTGTCGTCGGACATTTCTTCAGAGATGTTCCGACCGTGTCATCCGCGAGTTTACGGAAGTGCATTTAGCGTCCTTGAGTTTGTACCTGCTTGGGGCGTGAagcctcctttctcctccctcagTAGCTCTGAACCGCACATGACTGCACGCAGGGTCTTGCTTGTGATGACTGGGATCGTTACAGGTTGAGGGGTATACAGAGCCTAAGGAAGGGCTCGCTGAAGGTGCCAGAAAGTGAGCTCCCAAGGTAAACGAACTGTATTTCAGAAAAACAGGCATGGGCAGGCAGTCCCAATGGGTGTGCAGCATTCCCGTCCTCAGTTTCTGAAGTTTCGTCAGTTACCAAAACCAAGTTCCCTGTGAAATGctgtttttttaatctgttaagtcagcaaagattaaaaagaaacgCTATTGGTGTCCTACACACTGGTTGGAATCTGGTTCTCTCTCTTTGCTGGTGGGAGAATGAATTGGTACACCCTCTATGGAAGGCATTTTGGCAGTATCTATTGAAAGGTCCACTGCACAGTCAAATCAAGATAACCCAGCAGCTCGGTATCCAGTAAATGTTCCTCATTTAGCTGCCGCATACACGGCACGTCTCTGATTTTCAGTGCAAAGCTGTTAGCAACAGCAAACAATTGGAGGAAACCCAAACGTCTCTCTGAAAAGGATTGGTTAAATAAAATAGGATTAACTGCACAATGGACTGTGGGAGGGATACAAGGCAAAGGTGTAACATCTACTTAAAGGGGGGAATTTAGTTTTACAGCCTTGCCTGCAAATGCATCGACGCTGCCTGGAAGGGTGAGGGGAAGTAGAATACTCTCCTCTGAGAGACGATCTGGTTGGGGATGtaagtgggaaggaaatttaaatttcatcACACGCTTTTTTTGTTTATAGTAGAATCTCTCATTTTCCCTTTCAGAGGTCCAGTAGGGGCTTGAAAAGCAGCACATTAGGGGAGGGGACCGTGGAGGAGCGTGGGGCGGGGAAGGCTGATGTTCGTGGCCTGTGGCGCGTGGCCCGCTGCCTGGCGGTCCTGTGGCCTGGAGGGTGCACAGCTTGGCCCCCCAGCTTGGTGCAGGGCAGACTGGCTGCCCCTTGACTGAAGCAGCAAGCTGTCCCTAGTCACTTCTGGTTGGCtcagctttcaggatcttagtttcccaaccagggatctgtCCCACCCTCCTTGCGGTGGAAGCATGGAATTCTAATCACGGGATCTAGGAGGCCcctggtgtctttttttttttttttcttttgcatccgTTCCTGTGTTGGGAACCCAGTGTTCTTTCGCAATAGGAGAGAGGAAGAGCCCTTGAGAACTGGTCTGCGCTGGTCCTTGTTTCTCCTCTAGGGATTTTAGAATGCCCCGAGGGACTGGCTGTCTTTAGTCCCCTTTCCTTGGctgagggacttcctggtggctcagacggtaaagcgtctgcctacaatgcaggagacctgggttcaatccctgggtcgggaagatctcctggagaaggaaatggcaacccactccaggattcttgcctggaagtttccatggacagagaagcctggtggtctacagtccatggggccgcaaaagagtcggacacgactgagcaacttcactttcactttccttggcTGAGGGGCCTCACTCTGAGGTTCACCACACAGGGGGTCTACCGGCTGGGTTCCCATGGGTTCGTCCATCTCTAGAACCTTCTGTCTCACAGCGACGCTAAAGGAGATGAAATGGGAAGGAGGGTCTTAATTGTGAAGGAACACAGGTCGGGAGGAAGGAGGCCCCACGTCTGGACTGtggtgggagggaagaggggactAGAGGCTTGAACCTCCGGGGAAAGCACGGGTGAGCGCGAGGGAGGCCCCAGAGCAGTGCAGCCAGCCCTGCGTGGCCCCCCGGGCTCACCGCTCGCCCATGTCTTGCCAGCTGACAGCCGCGGAGCTGAGGTCCGGAGCGGTGGTCAGAATGGCGGAAGAGCAGGAGCTCGCCCGGCTCTGCAAGTTGCCCACGCAGCCCTCCCACCCACACTGCGTCAGCAACACCTACCGGAGCGCCCAGCACTCCCAGGCGCTGCTCCGGGGGCTGCTGGCCCTGCGGGACAGCGGCATCCTCTTCGATGTGGTCCTGGTGGTGGAGGGGAAGCAGCTCGAGGCCCACCGCATCCTGCTGGCTGCCTCCTGCGACTACTTCCGGTCAGTAGGCGCGTGTTCtctgttcttgttttgttttaaaggtgGTATCCTTGGCTCTGCGTACGATGCTGTATTTTCCAGGATGACTTTTCCAGCAGTAAGTTACAGTATCTTGGTGTGGCACAGATTCTCTCTCTACTTTACTCTGGCTCCCCGccatttcattttaaagaacGTTCAGGCCTGTGGAAGTGTTGAGAAGAAGagcattgcaaagagctggacgcctGTTTCCACTGGGCCACATTTGCCCTTTCTGCCTCTCTCACCACCGCCGTTCTTCAAGACCTTACGAGGCTTTATGCCTTCATCTCAGCCCCATGCAGAGTTCTTGTGACACCGTCAGGAAGCCCACTCGCGCCCCGGCTCCTCTGGGGACTCCCGTGAGGACCGTCGTGGGCGGTCAGCACTGCACGCGTGTCGTCCACACAGCCCCGTTCACACGCTCACCGGGCCGGCCGCCTCCCGCTCACGCCAACTCATCCCGCGGGCCTCGGCCCCCGACCCTCCCTGTGGGTGCTGTGACCCCCCGAGTTTCTAAGTCTCCTGCGTGAGGCTTGCCTAGCCCCGGGCACGTTGGGCAGATCGGATGCCTCTGCTCCGACTTGGCCCGGCGAGGGGCGGCCCCCCTGCCGACACGGTGGACAGGGCTCTGGGCCGGAGACCCTTTCCATTCCATTGGGTCCTTTTCTCTTCAAGGCTCGGCTGTAGTTCTCGTCTTTTGATTTTAGAAGCTAATGAGCAAAATGTTTCTTCATGGTGTAAGCGCAGCCTGTTCTCCGGAAGGAGGGTATGGAGAGGGCGACCCAGTGGTGGCTGGGTGTGTCCAGGGACGGCAGCGACCCTTCGGTTCATGGGCGTTTACTCTTCACAAGCTTTGAAATCCTGGGCAGCGGGCGGGGCAGGGTGGCCAGGAGCCCCCTCAGGGAGGCCTCAGAGCCCAGAAGGTCCGGCACTGGGGTCCCCCCGGCTCAGGGCCTCCTGGCCGCACCCTCGAAAGCCCTCCACGTGGAGCTTCTCTCCCCACGTCGGCTGTCTGTCCCAGTCACGGCCCTCTTCTGCGGGCCGGGGGCGGGTGCCACCTCTCCTACCTGCGGGaggcctcctgtgtctcccgcgTCCTCCAGGAGCCGTTCTCAGCCCTTGGCAGCTGGCCCTGGGCAGGCTTCTCCTGGGAGGCGTTCTCTTCTCCGGCCTGGTCACTGTGCAGGCTGACACCCTCTCCCCCTGGGACCAGGGAGAGCCCACACTTATCTCTGATAAACACGTGTGAAATGATGATTCCCAAGCTTAtgcaggtttttttctttattattcatttcGCTTATTGACTCGGGTTGAAATGACGCAGTGAGACTTGGGAAGGTCTCTGACGCGAGCGAGAGTGAAGCGAAGGCCTTTGGAAGCTGTGGGCCCGTAGCTGGGCCCCGCAGGGGATGTCCTGTGGGGTGTCTGCCAGGCTCTCGGCAACGTGCAGCTCGGGCTGACAGCCCCCTGGTCTGCTCTGTGGGTCAGCCAACAGAGGAAGCTGAGTTATTCATGAATCAGAGTGTGAAACCTTCCGTGAGGCCCGGGCTCATGGGGCAGCAGACCCCCGTCCCTGGGCCTTGCTTGCAGAGGGACAGCTGCTCCCTGTTAGGGAGCCTCTCTTCTGATACAAGGCGCTTACCAGCCTGAGCCGGCGTGTGGGCCTCTCCAGACAGGCGAGGGGCACGGAGTCGTGTCCAGCGCCCATCCCCGCCGCTGAGTCGCTGTCCGGGTAGGAAAGCGTGGCGAGCATGgctgtgcccctccccaccccccgcgcTCACCCAGCCTTCAGCCTCCACAGGGTGTCTCTTGCAAAGCCTGTTTCATACTTCTCAACCCCGAACCTCTGATAACTCGGAGCTGCTCCGTTTTGCTTTGTTGGGTTCCAGTGTGTTGCTGAACCTTGGCCCTGCCCTCCGGAGGTCCCCAGAGCTGCTTTGTTGGTGGACAGCTGTCTAGTCTGTCTGGACAGCTGGTCTCTGAGAGGAAGGGGAGAGTTGGATTCTTCTGCTTTaccagcttttttgtttttaaatgtaaagttTGGCACAAATTCATTAAACCATGCAGCCTGTCCTGAACTGAGATGAGACTTCTTTACTTTTATCATACTTCTGGTTGGGAAACACTGAGGTGTTTGGATTCGAGGTGTTGATTTTAGACTCCCATGGAGGGTTGTGACATCATACGTGTGGCAGATAAGTGTTTTCTCCAGCTGAAACTTTTGGATTCCGAGACACACCTGGTCTCAAGGGTGTGGAGGAGGTGTCCGGGCTGGAGACACGCCCATCTCCTCAGGGCCAAGGGCCAAGGCAGCCAGGGATGCCCGGCGCTGTCTGGTTGGGGCCTGCCAGTGCCCTCTTTGTGGTCTGTGCTGCCTGTtgtcaggcgtgtccgactcttggtgaccctgtggacagcagcacgccaggcctcctgtccatcaccaactcccggagcttgctcaaactcaggtgcatcgagtcagtgatgccatattattccctgtcgtcccctctcctcctgccttcagcctttcccagcatcagggtcttttctgatgagtcacttcttcgcatcaggtggccaaagtatgggagcttcagcgtcagccctTGCAGTGAATATTGAGGCTGGTCTCCCTGAGGCTGGGCTCCTTGGGCCTCCTTGCGTCCGCGGGAGCTGCAGGCGTGCTGTGTCCTCCACTCGTGTGGTCATCCCCGCCTGCTGGACTCACGTGGTCATCCCCCGCCTGCTGGACACTCGGTGCACACGTTCctcttttttttattgtgatttcTAGAAAACGTACAGCTTGGCCATTGTGACCATTTCAGCATGCAGGTCAGAGTCCTTACATGCACTCTGTGGTGCAGCCTCCGGAACCGTTCCAAGCTGTGAAGCGGAGCCTGAAGCCGAGAAACAGTTCCCGTGGCCCCCCTCCCGGCCCGGGCAGCCGCCTTGTACGGCCACCTTGTGCTTCTGTCTCCGTGACTGCTCCGGGACCTCGTATGAGTGGAAGCAGGCGATGTCTGTCCTTCGAGGACCGGCTGCTTTGGCCGAGCGGCGTGTCCCCGAGGCTCACCCGGGCCGCGGCGGGCGCCAGGCCGTCCTTCGCGAGGCGAGTAACGCTCTCCCGTTTCTTGCGCTGCAGCTTGCCCACCTTGTCGACGGACACTGGTTGTTCCCCTCTCTTGGCTCTTGTGAGGAAAGCTGCTGTGAGTGTGGGGCGCAGATGTCTCTTGgagaccctgctttcagttctgtgGAGTACGTACTCAGACGCGGAATTGCTGGAACATTCTGCAGTTCTGTGTGTCGTGTCTTGAGGAAccccaaactgtcttccacagcagctgcactaatttacattcacaccagAGATGCACAGAGGCTCCAGCTTCTGTAAGTTGACGAAATAAGAGTCTAAAAGGAAGTGGGCAAAGCACCTGCACTCTttggaagagaaagtgaaagcagCTGCTGAACCCGCGACCCAAGCCTCTGCCCATCCGGTCTGTCCGCTGCCAGGTTTCTCCCTCGCCCCCCGGCGGCTGGAGCCAGCGTCCTCGCCCTCTGCTTCCAGGGGTGTCCAGGGcaggccccccgcccccaggtggGGCTTCATGACAGGCTGTGGCGGAGGCATCCAGGTGGGAGTGTGTGGACCCTTTGACCCAGCAGTGGCTTTCCCGGAACTGATCCCGGCATTCCCACCAGCTCCTGGGGCAGAACCGTCCATCGGGCGAAACGACGGGAGACGAGAAGGAACCCTGGGGGACCCCAGTGTGCATGGCTGCGTCCTTTGGCACCTTTGCCCAGGGGCAGCCCTGTGGGTGCTGGTAATCCAGGCCGTTTGCAAGGTGCCCTGTGAAGGCAGAGCTGGGTGTGGATCCAGGCATGGCCCCTGCCTCGGGATGGTGCCTCCCTGGGAGGGCAGCTGGGGGCCGGAGCTGAGGGCGGGCGGAGCCTTCCACCCTTTCACGTCCTGTCAGTcttgtgagtgtgcgtgtgtgcgtgtgtgtgtcgaAATGGAACACGGCCACTCTGGCAGCGTGCTGCTGACCCGTTTCAGCCCCAAGGCTTCCCTGACCACCGCCGCCGCCTCTAGCCCCTGACTGACCCCGCAGCCGGGATGTTAAGAGGTGCCTGCTCTGTAGGGCCTGGGGCGGGCTCCCGCTGACCCCTCGCCCCTGGGTCCTGGCTACCCTTGGACAGCCCCAGATCGGGTCTCCCTTCCAATCCCCAGGCCTGCCGGGGCGTCCTGCCCCCACTGCAGCCTCTCCACCCTGCCCCATGGAGCCTGGAATCTGAGGTCCCTCGGTCAAACCTGGGATCAGTTCCCCGACGGCACCTCCTTTGCCTGGTGTCCATCCAGGCCCGACCCTGCCTAGCAGCATGTGGCCCAGGCTCCCTGCCCCCTGGCGGCCGGCCTGCAAGGTCATCCTGGCCCTGGGCCTGGGCGCCCGCCGCCTCCATGGCCTCCTCGGGCAGGGGCCCCTCGGGCTGGCTGCTCCTCCGTCAGACGCCCCGTCTCAGTCCTTGACGGCGACTCCACACCCGGCAGTGCCCTGCCTTCTGTCTGTCCTCCAGCTGTGGCTCCATGCTCGGGGGTCTTGCCACTCGCTTCACTGTGGGGCCGGCCCCGTGACGGGTTCCCGGTGCTGAGTGGTTGCAGGGGCAGGGATGCTGAGCGGAGACGTTTACTGTTTGCCTCCCATTCATCCTCTCCCGCTGAGCCCCGGGAATCACACGGGCGGACGCAGCAGAAAGCCCGCTGGCCCCGCGCCCGGGGGCGCACGTGCAGGGCCTGGGCCGTGTGAGATGGAGTTTCTAGAACAGTCCCAAGCTTGGTCAGGAGCTGTGGGCGCCTCCGCGGGATGGCTCAGGGTGCGAGCCGGCCTTGGCCCGCCCCTCTGGCGGCCCCGCGGGCGTCACCGGCCGTGCCCTGTCCTCCCTGTGCAGGGGCATGTTCGCTGGGGGCCTGAAGGAGATGGAGCAGGAGGAGGTCCTGATCCACGGCGTGTCCTACAGCGCGATGCGCCAGATCCTGCACTTCATCTACACGGCCGAGCTGGAGCTCAGCCTGAGCAACGTCCAGGAGACGCTGGTCGCTGCCTGCCAGCTCCAGGTGAGGCTCCGGCCCGAGGGGGCAGCCCTCCCTTCACCCCCGCTGCCCAGCTCCGTCTTGGGTTTAACTCGCGGGGCTTCTGCCTTGCCGGGTGTGACGCTTCCAAGTGCGCGGCCCACCGGCTCCTGTTTGTTGGTGTTGCCGGTGGCTGCCGGTGGCTTGCCCCCGCATGCTGGCCCTCCGAGGTGCCCCAGGGACACCGGCCTGGGCTCGACGGCCCGCTCTGCCCACAGATCCCGGAGATCATTCACTTCTGCTGCGACTTCCTCACGCCCTGGGTGGACGAGGACAACATCCTCGACGTCTACCGGCTGGCTGAGCTCTTTGACCTGAGCCGCCTGACCGAGCAGCTGGACGCCTACATCCTCAAGAACTTCGTGGCCTTCTCGCGGACTGACAAGTACCGCCAgctgcccctggagaaggtctACGCCCTCCTGAGCAGCAACCGCCTGGAGGTGTCCTGCGAGACGGAGGTGTACGAGGGCGCCCTGCTCTACCACTACCCACTGGAGCAGGTGCAGGCCGACCGGCTCCCGCTGCACGAGCCGCCCAAGCTCCTGGAGACCGTGCGCTTCCCCCTCATGGAGGCCGAGGTCCTGCAGCGGCTGCACGACAAGCTGGAGCCCAGCCCGCTGAGGGACACCGTGGCCGAAGCCCTCATGTACCACCGGAACGAGAGCCTGCAGCCCAGCCTGCAGGGCCCGCAGACCGAGCTGCGCTCCGACTTCCAGTGCGTGGTGGGCTTCGGGGGCATCCACTCCACGCCGTCCACCGTCCTCAGCGACCAGGCCAAGTACCTGAACCCGCTGCTGGGGGAGTGGAAGCACTTCACTGCGTCCCTGGCGCCCCGCATGTCCAACCAGGGCATCGCGGTGCTCAACAACTTCGTGTACCTGATCGGAGGGGACAACAACGTGCAGGGCTTCCGCGCGGAGTCCCGCTGCTGGAGGTAGGGGCCCCGGCTGGGGGCTGCCCGCGGCGTTGGCCCCTCCCACTCTCGTCTCCTCTCCTGGGAGACCCACGCCCCCCGAGGAGCCCCCCGCCCTCTGGCGGGTGCAGGGCTGCAGGGAGTGCTGCGGCAGGAAGCGGGGGTCCAGGCCTGGGGGCATGGCCACCCTGGCACCCTCTGCCCTCGCAGCCCGGCCCAGCTTCCCTCTCCTGTGCCGTTAGCTCCGCTCTCCTAGCTGCACAGCCTCCTTGGAAGGTGGCTGCCTGTCACCCTGCTCCCCCAGCACGCAGTCCTCACCCCGGGGGCGGGGCAGGCCCACAAGCCCCACCTCACCTCAGGCCAAATCCCTGCATCCCCAGCTCTGCTGTCAGCCGTGTACCGGGCACGAGGTACGGAGCAGGCCGtgctttctgtctgtgagtctggggTCTTCCGAGCCTGTTCCTTTGGGCCAGAGCAGCGGAAGTGGGGCAGGCcccccagcctctgctcctgGAGGCTTCCAGGCTGGTCTCCGCATCTGGGGCCTCTGGGAAACTTCCCCCCGCACAAGCGGACAGGCGCACAGCAGACACAGGTTGCTGGCTGCCTCAGGCAGCTGTGAGCTGGTGCCAACCTTGCTCAGGGGCGGGTCTGGCCGGCCACAGCCTGCAGACGGACCCTGGGCCAGGAGGGGACAGCGACAGTAGCCCTCCGCCTCCCCTGCTCTCGCTGCCCCAAGACGCAGGGGAGATCCAGAGCTTGGCGCTCTCTGTGGTTAGATGGGAAGTGGGCACTCGGTTCAGAAAGGAGGAAACCACGCCTGCATAACCTCGGCCCCGCCCTCCTCCCCGCCTcggccccgccctccccgccTCGGCCCCGCCCTCCTCCCCGGGAACAGGCTGACGGGCTCTGCCCTCTTTGGCCTGTTTCCTGGCTTGCAGTGGAAGGAGGCCCTGGGTGCCAGCACCGAGGGCCGTGATGTCCACCCAGTGAGTGACCGGCTCCACCACTGACAGCCTCACTCAGCCTGGTCTCTCCTGAGCAGACCGAGTGCGATCTGCTCCGAGCCAGGCTCCCCGGGCGCAGGACCACAGACGTGGGCCACAGCGCTTTAAGGGGCTCATCACGCGTGTCGACCCCTCGGTCCCTCGTGGTAGGCAGCATCACCCCACCGGGCGCGGAGCCGAGCGAACAAGGCTGAGGCCCAGATCCACTCACGCCCGGCTCTGTGTGGTCCTCCTGGCTGGCAGGGAGGGGCCGCGGCGAGAAGAGGCAACTGCCGAGTGCATTTCACTTGTGTTTGGGGCAAAGGCTAAAAATGGGATGTCTGGCTGGAGGCTGTTGTGCCCAGGCGTTCAGTCGAGAGACCATAATTGGGGGCCTCCGTGAGCACAGAGCCGTGGGGACCTGGGAGTGAGACTGTGAGATGGAGGTGC
This is a stretch of genomic DNA from Budorcas taxicolor isolate Tak-1 chromosome 17, Takin1.1, whole genome shotgun sequence. It encodes these proteins:
- the KLHL22 gene encoding kelch-like protein 22 isoform X1; its protein translation is MSCQLTAAELRSGAVVRMAEEQELARLCKLPTQPSHPHCVSNTYRSAQHSQALLRGLLALRDSGILFDVVLVVEGKQLEAHRILLAASCDYFRGMFAGGLKEMEQEEVLIHGVSYSAMRQILHFIYTAELELSLSNVQETLVAACQLQIPEIIHFCCDFLTPWVDEDNILDVYRLAELFDLSRLTEQLDAYILKNFVAFSRTDKYRQLPLEKVYALLSSNRLEVSCETEVYEGALLYHYPLEQVQADRLPLHEPPKLLETVRFPLMEAEVLQRLHDKLEPSPLRDTVAEALMYHRNESLQPSLQGPQTELRSDFQCVVGFGGIHSTPSTVLSDQAKYLNPLLGEWKHFTASLAPRMSNQGIAVLNNFVYLIGGDNNVQGFRAESRCWRYDPRHNRWFQIQPLQQEHADLCVCVVGGYIYAVAGRDYHNDLTAVERYDPATNSWAYVAPLKREVYAHAGAALDGKMYVTCGRRGEDYLKETHCYEPGSDTWHALADGPVRRAWHGMATLLDKLYVIGGSNNDAGYRRDVHQVACYSCRSGQWSSVCPLPAGHGEPGIAVLDSRIYVLGGRSHNRGSRTGYVHIYDAGKDSWEEGPQLDNSISGLAACVLTLPRSLLLEPPRGTPDRSQADPDFASEVMSVSDWEEFDNSSED
- the KLHL22 gene encoding kelch-like protein 22 isoform X2 → MAEEQELARLCKLPTQPSHPHCVSNTYRSAQHSQALLRGLLALRDSGILFDVVLVVEGKQLEAHRILLAASCDYFRGMFAGGLKEMEQEEVLIHGVSYSAMRQILHFIYTAELELSLSNVQETLVAACQLQIPEIIHFCCDFLTPWVDEDNILDVYRLAELFDLSRLTEQLDAYILKNFVAFSRTDKYRQLPLEKVYALLSSNRLEVSCETEVYEGALLYHYPLEQVQADRLPLHEPPKLLETVRFPLMEAEVLQRLHDKLEPSPLRDTVAEALMYHRNESLQPSLQGPQTELRSDFQCVVGFGGIHSTPSTVLSDQAKYLNPLLGEWKHFTASLAPRMSNQGIAVLNNFVYLIGGDNNVQGFRAESRCWRYDPRHNRWFQIQPLQQEHADLCVCVVGGYIYAVAGRDYHNDLTAVERYDPATNSWAYVAPLKREVYAHAGAALDGKMYVTCGRRGEDYLKETHCYEPGSDTWHALADGPVRRAWHGMATLLDKLYVIGGSNNDAGYRRDVHQVACYSCRSGQWSSVCPLPAGHGEPGIAVLDSRIYVLGGRSHNRGSRTGYVHIYDAGKDSWEEGPQLDNSISGLAACVLTLPRSLLLEPPRGTPDRSQADPDFASEVMSVSDWEEFDNSSED